The window TCTGCATACCAATGATACCCATGCCCGGATCGAGCCTTTCCCCGATTCTGCACCGGACCACGCCGGCATGGGCGGAGTGGCCCGGCGTGCGACGCTGGTCAATCAGCTGCGGGCTGAAAATCCGGACAGCCTGCTGCTCGATGCCGGCGATGTGTTTCAGGGAACACCCTATTTCAACAAATACAACGGTGCCCTGGATTTTGAGGTTATGTCAAAAATGGGCTATGACGCCACTACCATCGGCAATCATGAATTTGACAACGGTGTGGACGGTTTTGAGAAAGTGATGGGAAAGGCAAACTTTCCTTTCGTTTCTTCCAACTATGACTTCGGGACCACCATAATGGGACAGCGTGTACAGGACTTCATCGTCCGTAAAGTTGCCGGTATTAAAATCGGCATTTTCGGGATTGGCGTAGCCTTTGAAAATCTGGTCCTGCCGCATCTGCACAAAGGGGTAACCTACCTTGACCCTGTGGATGTGTCAGCCGACATGGTTGCCCGGCTCAGGCGCCATCACCATTGTGACATGATTATTTGCCTGAGTCATATCGGTTACCGGTACGATGACAACCGTGTCAGTGACCGTGTTGTTGCACAGCAGGTAGACGGTATTGATCTGATCGTCGGCGGACATACCCACACGTTCATGCCCGAACCTGAGTTGATAGAACGAGAAAACGGAGGACGCACCTGGATTTCGCAGGTAGGTTTTGCCGGTGTGGTACTTGGGAGAATGGACTTTTATTTTGACAGGCAGCGAGCGATTGCGGGTGTGCAGCATCATCAGTATCCGGTAACAGAAAAGCTCGATAACAAGGTTTGACTATGAGTAAAAAAAGGATGGCAATGGGGGAGGAGGGCCCGGATTGTTCACGAATAATTGCCGGGTTCTGGCGGCTAAGGCACTGGGGTATATCCAGAAACCAGCTGACGGATTTCGTCCATGAATGTATTGATATGGGAGTGACAACCTTTGACCACGCCGATATCTATGGTGATTATACGTGTGAGCAGCTGTTTGGTGACGCCGTCGCGGGCAATAACGGTCTCCGCGGCAA is drawn from Natronogracilivirga saccharolytica and contains these coding sequences:
- a CDS encoding bifunctional metallophosphatase/5'-nucleotidase; translation: MNRRDFLRNSAVIGTGLGVGGFIPFKDALGDDRSRVTILHTNDTHARIEPFPDSAPDHAGMGGVARRATLVNQLRAENPDSLLLDAGDVFQGTPYFNKYNGALDFEVMSKMGYDATTIGNHEFDNGVDGFEKVMGKANFPFVSSNYDFGTTIMGQRVQDFIVRKVAGIKIGIFGIGVAFENLVLPHLHKGVTYLDPVDVSADMVARLRRHHHCDMIICLSHIGYRYDDNRVSDRVVAQQVDGIDLIVGGHTHTFMPEPELIERENGGRTWISQVGFAGVVLGRMDFYFDRQRAIAGVQHHQYPVTEKLDNKV